The genomic stretch atccctctgtccctctgtccgtgtgtccgtgtgtcctCCTGGGTCGTCTCCTCAAAGTCATTTAAAATTGTTGTGCACATAAAATACTACGTAGGATGCGGAGTTGTAGGGggcttcccttccctttcgtCTCCTTTTCCCTCCACAAacagagaggagagcagagcagagcagagctcttCCTAATTTGGTCCACGCGACTTTTATGACTTTAGTGTGGCTCCTCCATTCACTTTTACCCTCTGCTGGGGATTTGTCATTATTCTGAAATACAGatagagagaaggagagggacGCGGATGGGCATGAGAAGGAGGCGGATGatgcttcggcttcggctttggctttgtgtTTCGCCATTGaatcatatttttgtatacaatttttaatgtttattcTTGGTGGGCCCCCTTGGTGGTGCTTCAATGGCGGCTATTTATAGCAGAAGAGGGCCCCAAGAGAAGCGAGAGGTTTCTCCCGAAGAAAGGGAAACGCAAACATGCaacacggacatggacacggacacggacacggatgAGGCATCGGCTGCAGGGCAAACTAATTATAACATTAGGGAGGGATAAGAGGTAAATTGTGCCCAACAGCGCACGGGGGACAAGTGCTTGTATCTATacctacacacacagacacacacacagatacacagatatacaAACACGTTTAGACGCCAATCAATAATTTTGCCAGAGGGATTTTTCACTGGGGATTTTTCCCTGGCAGAGAATGGGCTCCATCAAAGGCTGGGTCTCCCATGCATTCACACCACTTTACACTTCATTAGACAACAGGGGACAGGAGACAAGAgacggaacagaacagaaggaGCACACTGTTTCGCTCTGTTTCGCTGAGTGTAGCCTTTGAAAtgcttaaaaataaaaatagacaACGTGGATGTGGAGGAAAACTCTCGAATCGCTGGGCAATTGATTAATCCGGCGTTAATAATACCGTAGCCTTAGCTTTAGCCTTAGCTTTAGCTGCAGCTCTGCTGCTAGTTTTAGTCATCGATTATGGACAGGACATGGAGTCCAtgcagggcaggacagggcaggacaggacagggcagggcaccCGCTGTGTCagagatggtatatttttatcCGCAGATGAAATGAGAGGAGGGAGCATCTCCTATCTCCTCCACTCTGCCCAGGAAGTCCATCAAGGACCCCACCCCTGCCCAGCCCAGGCCAGACATCCGCCCATCCACCTGTCAGGCATCCCGACACATCAGTGACATCTCTATGGGGCGCTTGGAAGAGTGTGAATGGAAATGTATTTCCCTTACAGCAGTCAACACTCGAGGCAGTTGTCAATTTCCGCCCTCATTCACGCTCCCAGCCTCGTCCTTgcctccgtctccatctccgtctgcGCCTTCGGCCTCCACTTCCGTTTCCTCTTCGATTGCTGGCCAAGGGAAAACGTCTTGCACGTGCAAAGGCTTCGCTCCTGGCAGAAAAATCAATTAACTTAAATTAATTCCACGAATCGCAATTCTCGCTGCTtcggcaaaagtttttctccCGCTCGGGAGAATCCAGAGACCAGAAATCCCAAATTccgggcacacacacacacacacacgtagagTACTGTATGTATCCTCTGTATCTGGATATCCTCTGTGTATCCTCGCATGAGCTTAGGATTGTAAATTTGTTTGGGCCAGACTTGCAGGCAGAGAAGAGCTttggctcctgctgctgctgctgctgtaggaGTAATACCAAATGTTCCgacaatttaatttgcattttactCGTACGAGGCAAGCGGTACGCGGCATGTGCCCCAAATCGATGGCTTGGCTTAGGCCACAGATGTATTCAATTGCCGCATGGCATCATCTATTGAATGTAAATCCTTTTTGGGGGGATAGAAATAGAGAcagtggcagagccagagagagagaactcgCTAAATGCAATTTCCATCTAAGGATAATGAACCGTAATTATTGACGgagctgctctctctctcaaaggATAATTGTTGAATGGAAATCTATCGGAGGATGTCCTTTCCCAAGGCTATTAGCATATTAATTACCCCCAGTCCTCTGGTGCCTCTggtgcctgcccctgcccctgccccgcccaACGGTTGTCAATCGCTCTCTGGATATGCAGGCACACACACTTCATGTCCTGTGTACTGGCTTAATGACCTTTAAAACCGCAGGACACCCCACCTACCTCCCACTTACACGCATGACAATTATCGGCTGATAGCTGATAGCTGATGCTCTTCCAACTGCCAGtgaaattacaaaattttccAAATGATTGCATTTTAGGTCATCGATTGACATCGCGACATCAGGGCAACGGATGGGAATTCATCATCAATTGCATTTGTGGCCATTAGGCGACGCTTTAAACTGATTCCATTCGAAGCTAATATTCAATATACAATGAGGGAATTCATTTAAGAGAACTCCCCGCCCCCTGACCAGGAGAAACTTCTACTGGAAGGCCAGAGGAGAGGCAGTGCAGTCCTTCGTCATGGGTGGGGCCCCAAAAATCTAATTAGGACAAACTTGTGGCCTGACTTTGTACCCAGAATAATATATTCGTAATCGTACATTCGGGAAGGAAGTCTCCATTCATTTTGCATGCATTCAAAAGAGGCTTTAGCTCCTCCCCGAGGCGAAGTTTTTAGAGAAGACTAAGAGATTTGAATAGAACAATGGGCgggtggggaagggggggggaggataACTATTTTCCACACAGAGGGAAAATTAAAGTTTCACAACACGTAGAGAAAAACACATCGTCGTACTCCTCGTACGCGTATGTGTCGCATTAGTGGGAGTCAGTCGCATCGCATATCCTTTGGATACATTCTGCGCACTTGGGCGCtacaagttgtgcataaataatttatggcAGCTGGTGCTGCGGTTGATTGACTAACTGATTGGATGACTGAATGATGGACAGATGGGGCAATGCCCCCTCCACACTCACACGCCCCCGCAAGGGCGGGGCTGGAGTGTTGCGTATGGAGTGCGCAACAAATGGAAATCATTGATTGCTTTGACAATCGCGGAATCTTTTGCGCCCCATGCAGCGTTCCGTTTCCGTCAAGGACAGAAAGGATATCAAATATAGCAAACGCAAGGAGTCCAGGTGGTAGGTGGGCGGTGCTGGGTTGCGGGGTGCGGGGGCGGAGTGTGCGCACGTCATCGGTTTGAGGTAAAGCCTGCCCCACAGAACAGAACGCGGCAATCTCTTCTATGCGCAAAAGTTTAACGAACTTGGGAGGAAAAatcctatatacatacatcctatatatgtgtgtgtgtaatgggcgtgtgtgtgtgtgtgtgtgtgtatacgcACTTTGTGTACGGCCATTATGTATTTGCAGAAAAGGGACAGGTAGGGAGAGCTTTCTCTTGGGTGTGGTTTCTGGCTTAGCTTCGACGAAAGCTCTTTCCTAGGATACATGTATCCTACATGTAACTGTACATTCTACACGACATGTAACAGGACTTTTGAGAGCGCCAAGGAACAAAGTAATCGGTAATGGCCCAAttgacaacaatgagtcccattccatacacaaatgttgcgcattccatacacaaatgttgcgcgttccatacacaaatgttgctaataCACTCATACCctgggaaatggatgttatagaattgagaaagTGTTTGTCATCCTAGGCTCTAATTAATTCAGAAACTAttcagtctctgttttaaagaaattttaacgatattttgcaattagtAGTCTTCTTGCAGAGACCAAGAATTGGTACAAGGATCAGGATTTCTATTCGAATTCATGAATAGGCCAACAAAATGCCATCTAAGACAAGGTCTTTACAAATTACGTTTGAAAGTAGGTTGGAAAACAGTATCTTTATATAATATtcacgaaatagggtatacaaatgccCATACTGGTTGACAAGAAATGAGTCTGCACATCCTATCCTATACTATCCTTAGTGTGCACTACCAGCCATGCTCCTTCTGGAGGACATGCTTGTAAATGGTTATAGGAACGGGATAGGGCTTCGGCACCGGAATCCTGATCTGCTTGATCACCTCCACGGGATAGGGCTTCTCCACTTCGACGGGATAGGGCCTCTCCACCGTGTAGGGTATCTTCCGTTCGGTTATCTCTGGGACTATCTTGTAGACTGGCACTTGGATCTCCTGCTGGACGGGCACGTGGACGGCATAGGGTTCGGGGATCTGCAAGCGGATCACATTGGGCACTTGCACGGCCACCGGATGGGGAATGGGCAGTGGAATCTTCTCTATCACATGCACGGGCACGTGCTTGGAGATCTCCGAATATGTGGTGGGTGTATGATGATGCTGGTAGTGTCCCTCCCCGCCTCCTCCGCtactcccactgccactgccgctggcgCCGCTTCCACCGTAGTGGGAGCCACCATCCCCTCCTGACCATCCCTCGTCGCTGTGCTCCGAGGCGCAGATCATCTGTATCCCGCAAAtcagtacgagtatctgcggAAGGTATAGGTCTGAAAATGGCTTCGGTTCTAGCTCTGGGCTGGACTCACTATCCTCCACATggtgtcctgtgtgtccttGAGTGTGTGCTGTGCGGCTGGAACTCAATCGACCAATGCGAATGGTTGCCATCTATCCGCTGGCTTTTATAGCCTccgaaagccaaagccacagccaaagccgcCCAAAAGTGAAAGATTTGCAATGGGATCGCGCCCAGGCCCTGATGTAACATTGAAATAGAAAGTATTGCATTGCCATTACCATTTCGCTCGCATAATTTCCATTGTGCCGCATTTTCCATGGCCATTTCCCGGGGAAATGTTATATCAACATCGAAACAAGATTGAGTTCAAGCGGGTATCAAGTGGTTCAAGTGGATATCAAGTGAATGTCCAGTCTTTAGGGTTAAGGTTGTTGCACGTACTCCTGCTCCGATTGCTTCCGTCagccgtggcagtggcagtaacagtggcagtggccactgtggctgtggcagctggAAAAGTGAACGCTCCACTGCAGACCAGACCTGGCATTTTCCTGTCAGACAACTTTTAATCAGCATCCCAAGAGTGGGCGCCCAGCCGAAATGAAAACTGGTTAGCAAATGGCTTTCaaatatgatttatttttacaaaaaATGTCCGCCCGTTATGCCATGGAAAAGTGCCATAACTGGGCAAAACTCTCTAACTAAATTGTGGATGGCTAAGAACTAGGAGAACTTCCTCTAGGGCTTCCTCTAGGGGGCCTCTGCGTCCAGCTCGTCGTCCCATTCCCAGTCGTTGAAGTCATCCTTtgggaaaagaaaagcaaaccaaTTAGGGAATCGAGGGAATCTTCTGAGAGAGTACTCACGTAATCATCCAGTCTGCCCTTCTCCTCGGGCAGGGCTCTGGGGGAGCAGGCCACGTAGGAGACGCCTGTGTTGTGGGCAGAGCACTCGCAGGTCTGCGCCTGGATGGGCCTGGCACTGAGAGCCACACGTTTCGCGAAGATGGTGGCGAACCGCTTGATGGGATACTTGCGCTCCGGCTGCAGCTTGCGGGCACTGAACACCGAGCCCTCGGTCTCGAGGGCCAGGGGCGTGCAGATGCCCAGGTTGCTCTTGGGGATGTGCACCTGCTTGCGGGTCTCGCCGTCGCCCTCGGGGAAGCGCTTCGAGTAGACGAGGTCGCGGTCCATGCCGAAGAAGTGGCGCAGCTTGCGGCTGCGCTCAAAGTCGAATTCCGTGTCGGCCAGGATGTGCAGATTGATGCCCTCCTCCAGCATGTACTGCAGGATGGAGGTGTAGTCGAAGCGCATGTCCTTCGCGGCGCACCGGCTGCAGGAGAGCAGGATGAATGTCTTCGAAACACCCGGGCGGAAGTTCAATTTGGCTGCCGTGGAAATGGCCATCAGGATGTCGCTACTGCTCCCGTTTCCGGTGTTAATGTGGCCAAAGTAGTCCGATAGTTGCTCCGGCCTCGACGTGAACTCGTTGTGCTCGTAAATGATGCTGCGTGCCCGGTCGTAGGGCGTCGCTCCACCAAATGCGACCACAGAATACCTGAAAAGATTGTCGGTTCGATAAAAAACTGCGGATTGAAGCGCTCTCGAGGGGCTACACACCGATTGTTGGTCAGCCCGGCGacctgcagctgctcctcgaTGCTGCCGACGACAGTCATGATGTTCTTGGACACATTCAGATTGGCATTGCAGTCCTTGGCCTCAACAATGAAAACCACATCGCTGCTGTGCGGGATGTCCGCGCCTGTCAGCTCCATAAAAGTGCCCTCGGGCACATACGAGCCATTCGCCAATTGACAGCTAAAGGAAAACAGGGAACAGAAACAAAGTCAAGGATCGCCTCTAGACAGTAGATAGCAGAATCGCTTACAAGACACACTGCGAGGGCACTCGCATGGGCACCTTCAGGGCCGTGCAGGCCTCTATGTACGCCAGGGCCGCGGCACAGGCTCCCTTCACAGCCGGATGTCCGGTGCGGATGGGCGCCGATTTCATGCCCAGATCCAGGCACATCTCGTAGAAGGGCGTAGGATCGAGGACAGCGCTGCAGGTGGACAGGATGCCCGTGCGGAAGAAGCTGCTGCACGTCTCGCTCACTTCCTTGGTGATGGCCGGTCGGATGGACGCCTGTGTCTGGCGGCACTGCTGCACGCTCCAGGAGTCGGTGAATGCCTGCGCCTGGGTCTCGTTGGCAATCACACCGTTGGACATGGTGTACTCGTCGTAGGGCTCGTTGTTCAGCGTCCCCAGAAGGCCGGCGGTCTTGGCAAAGTACCAGCCGCTGACCTCGAACCAGCAGAGATCGAACTGCACGTTGCAGTGGAGGCTGAACTGCGTGTCCGAGGTGATGGAGAGGACATCCAGCTCCCGATAGATGTTCACGGCGCCCAATTTCAGAGGGAGAATGGGTTGCGGATTGCCATTGACACTTATGTGCTGCGGACAGAGGAGGAAAGGGTGAATGTCTGGTGTAGAAATGAGGCTACTGTCACCTACATCCGTTCCCAGATCGATTTCAATCAACTGTCCATTGGCGATGAAGCTCAGCTTTCGCGTGAGTCCTTGGGACTGGGACGATGGCTCCAGCAGCAGGGTGAAGTTCCGCTTGAAGAAGTCGTGGGCCAGCAGATAGCTGCACTGGGGATTCGCGCTTCCATCAAAGTCCAGATTGAGGCCCACATAGCGCTGGTCGAAGGTCATGTAGTGCCTCGAATCGATGAGCAAGGCGCGAGCTAAAGAAGAGAAGAGCATTACAGGAAGCATTCAAGGGGAACACGAAGCAAAGAACTCACAATAGTAGGGTGGAAGCCAGGTCTTGGGATCCAAATGCGCCCGCATGTTGTAGAGCTTCATGACAATCGAGGAGTTCGTTTCGGAGAAGAAGCTCTGGACCTTGGAGAGCATCTGGTACTCGGGTATCTCCTCGAACTTGGGCGTCTCGTTGAACGCGTGCCACGACATGGGCAGCTTCTGCTCCAGATCGATGATGCCCACCTCGGGGTCGAACACGAACTTGGTCTTGGCCTCGCGATACATGTCCGCCGTCTCCAGGGCATTCATCGCGTAGTTCCTGAATTTGTTCCGCAGGAGACCGTACACCTGGTGGAGGCGATGCTCGAACTGCAGCTCATCGGCCACCCAATCGATCTTGGCCACAATCTCGTTGTACTTTTGCACCACGATCTGCACCTGCTCGATCTTCTCCAGCTCCTTGAGCTCCTGCCAGATCTCGGTCAGCACCTCGTTCAGCTCCGCCCCAAAGGGCACGAGCTTAAAGTACTTCTCCTTGACGAAATTCCACGCGAGAGTCGAGTACTTTTTGATATTGGTGATGGCGTCGTTGGCCTTGAAGTCCCTGTAGAGGCGCTCCGCATCCGCCGTGAAGCTGGACACCTTGTTGAAGTACGGGGACTCCGCCAGCTCGTTCGTTCGCTTGTAGATGAAGTCGAAGACCTCCTTGCTGAGGTCCCAGGCTGTCGTTTCGATGAAGCTGATCATCTTGAACATGTGCGGCTCGAAGCGCTTCAGCACGTTCTTCCAGTGGTTCTCCGCGAGGGTCCAGGTCTTGTGCCACAGGTTCTCTATGTACTTGATGAACTTGATGTGCAGCTCCTTCACGAACTTGTCGTACTTCTCGATGCCCTTCTCCATCAGCGTGGACACGTAGGCGAGGCTCTCGCCGTGGAAGAACCTGCTGACGGCCTCCAATAGATTGTTGTACGTCGCCTTGATCGTCTCGATCAGCCACACGATGCTGTTGCGCAGTGCCTTGCCGGAATCGCCCATCGCCTGCCACAGCTCCGTGAAGATCTTCGGCAGCGACTCGATGTGGTCCCTGATTGCCAGCTCGTCGAGGATCGTCAGCGTGAAGTTCACCACGTGCTTGATGTAGAAGTCGTTGGCCTCGTACGACTTGTTCATGAACAGCCTCAGATCGTTCAGGTCCTCCTCCAGGACGCTCAGCTGGCCAATGTCCTCGATGAACTCCTTGTTGTACTCCCGGGCCGTGGCCCACACCACGCCCACCGACTCCACCGTCTCCGTGTAGATGGACTTGATCCAGAAATCAATCCCCTCCGAGAAGGAGCTGTAGACGGAGTTGCCCACGGAATTGATCTTCTCCCGCAGCTCCCCGCGGATGCTGGGACGCCAGTGGAAGCGGCCCGTGATGAGGCGCGAGTGGTTCATCTTCAGGTAGGAGCTGACGTCGATCACCCTGATCTCGTCGTAGTTCCGCCAGATGTCCAGGTAGCCGCTGCGCGAGTCCGGAATGTATCCGACCATCTGCAGGTTCTGGCTGGCATCCTCCGTGAGGTTGAAGTCCATGCGGGCGTACCGCTCCGCCAGATCCACGAACACATAGCCCGTGTGGTTTGTGTCCGGCGTGTCCCAAATGGTGGCATTCAGTCCGTAAACGGGATACTGCCACGTCGGCAGCAGGTGCAGGCGCACGGCATGGAACGGCGACTGGCGCTCGTACTCCAGCTCCCGCTTGTTCAGATCCAGGAGGGCCAAGAACTTGCCGTATCTCGCGGGGAAGATGTCGCGCTTGTAGTGGGCCGTGGACTCCGTTTTGTAGTAGGAAGTGCGTGCCGCCAGAGTGCCGTTCAGTTGCACGTCCAACTCCGAGGCCTGGTGCTTGCCGTAGATCTTGAACGTGTAGTTCGTGTGCCCCAGCTGGCTGTAGAGATCGCGCAGCTGAGCCCCCAGGACGATCAGCTGTTCGGGCTGCTCCGAGTAGTCGATGGTGAGGTGAGTGCGCAGCAGATCCTGCGCTCCGCGGTAGTATGTGGCGCGGCAGTTGATGTCCTTCTCGAGGTAGGGATGAGCCACGGACAGCCCGAACGTACGATGGTCGCGATCGCCGCGATGCAGCGGCTCTGCCGTCCAATGCAGATTGCTGCGAATCGTCTTGGGCTGCTGGTAGATATCCCCGCCGCCCCACTGCAACGACAGATCCGAGTTGAAGTGGTTGTCCGTGATGTAGTACTGGCCGGCGGTCGTGAGGTTCCTCTTCGGGTAGAAGATGTCCAAGGCGAAGCTCTGGGATTCGTTGCCGACCTTCAAGAAGCATAATGAATACATGAATCAAcgtatatagtatataatGATAGATTCCCGTACCGTCGTGAAGTTGCCCAACTCCAAATTGTAGCCGATCCACGCCGTCTCCGAAAGCTCCAGCTTCGTGTGCTGCCTGACGACCTCGGGGCTCACTTCCTCGTATTTTGTGTACAGAACCACCGCTCGATTCGGATGAATGGCCACCACCTTGAAGTCCTGTCCGTTGATCATGATGCGCGTGTGCAGCTCTCCCGTGAGATTGAAGTTCTTGGCGTTCCGCAGTTCATAGACTTCGATGTGCTTGATGTCGCGCACGCCCAGGGGGTCGCTGGTGTCCCGCGTATTGACGTAGTGGATGCCCAGGGGCTTCACATCGTTCTCCAAGGTGATGTCTGTGGTCTCCTTGTAGAGGGGGCTCTTCTTCTGCTCGTTCCGCTTGTACTTGCCGTCGAGCACCTGCTGATCGTTGTAGACGACCTTTACGTTGCCTGAATCCGTGTTTTGACGCTTCTGCAGGCCGTAGGCAATGTCCGCTCGATGGCGCGTCGTCAGGGGCACCTCCAGCTCCACGTTGCCATTGAGATTGTGGTTGCTGTTGTCCGCCGAGCTGTTGTAGGTGCTCTGCAGCTTGAAGTAGGCGCTGTCCTGTGGCCAGAAGCAGCGGCAATAGCGATAGCTTTTACCACTGGAAGAGGGAGAACAAATGAGGATTATAATGCCATTTCGGGAAAAGGGAATCCCTCACCTTTTGGTCGTGAATTCAAAGTCCGTCTTGAACCAAGTGACATTCAGGAAGGGCGTCGTGCTGTTTAAGGTTCCGTGCATATTTGTGAGGGAACTAAAGGACACGTCCAGGTCACTGATGCGGCGACTCGCGGGATAGTCCAGGGCACACACCAGGTTGTGGTACTCCCTGTCCTTCTGGTCGTAGTGTCCGGTCAAGGCGACCGTGTGCTCCTCCTTGAACTTGGGCGTGATGACCTTCGCGTAGAACTCCCGCCGGACGCCCTGCTTTTGCAGCAGCTGGAAGTCTCCCTCCACCACAGAGGGGCTCTTCACCGCTCCCCACTCCACGTGGGCCAGGCCCTGCAGGTTGCTCGTCTCGTTGCGGTACGAGAGGCGCGAGAGAAGCTGCTTCTGCGCCTCTAATGCCTCGTAGGAGACCTCCAGGAACAGATGGGGATCGATAAACTGCTGGCTAATGACGTTCCCCCTGTAGCAGGCGCTGATCTGATGCCGATCCCCCACTGGGAGGGGCAGCTGCGTGAGAATTCCGAACTCAAAGTCGTCGACGGAGGCGTAGCGCAGGCTGCCGTTCACGTCGAGGTTCCACTTGGAGTCGACGCTCAGGCGGCCCCCcgtctgcagctgctggaacGTCTTGCCGGGATTCAGGTACCTGGCGCTGGCGTGCACCTTCCGGGGCTGGGCACTCGGCCGCTCCAAGTAGCTCTCGAGCACCAGCTGCAGGTTCTCCGCGAGCACCCACGACCACAGGCAGCTGCCGCGGCCGATGTAAGGCCCGATCTGGTACTCGCCCACGATCTTCCCCCTGTCCGAGTGGACGCCCACGTCCGAGTGCAGGTGCACCGACTCGATGCCCAGCTGCTTCCACGGCGTCTCCAGATTCACGTCCGCCACCATAGCCCCCCGCTCGGTGGAGGGCTTCAGGGTCCCGTAGAAGTTGATGCGCGCTATCTccggctccgtgctctccACCAGCACCGAGAAGTCCATGCCGTCGTCGCTGACGCTGTACCCGCCCGATATCTGGCACATCTTGCCGTCCTCGATGGCGCTGAACGAGAAGCGGATCTTCTTGGGCCCCGCCTCGTTGATGTTCACCTCGATGACCCCGTCCCTGCCCCCCGCCTTGGGCTGCACGCGCAGCGTGGCATCGATGGGCAGGCCGTCGCCCATGCGCACGGCTCCACTGATGCCATAGGTGGCCATGTTCCTGTACAGAAATCCTGAGACGTCGTATCGCTGGGCATCACGCGGGCTCCTCACAAACGTCCCGTGCATCGAGATGTTGCGGTAGTTCTTCAGCGGCGTCCACACCTCGATGTTGAAGACatccttcttcttgttggCCCGCGTCCCGTAGGCCACGCTCTGGCCGTCCCTGCTCTGGAACTGCAGGTCGAAGCTGAGCTGCGGACTGGCTCCCTTGGTGGCCAGCACCGAGGTGGAGGCCTGCTGCAGGGGCAGCATTGTGGTGCGGATCCTGCCATTGGCGTTCACAAAGTACTGCGGATCAGTGTGCCAGTCCGTCTCGATGTGCAGCTTATTGATGGTGCCGTTGTCGGTGACCTCAAAGCGAATGTCGATGGAGTTGTCCACCGCCGAGAAGTCCTTCTTGAAGTACGCCTGGCAGGCGTAGTGCGGAATGACGTCTGTCTCGAGGAGTATTCCCACAGCAGTCTCCAGGAAGCTGTCCTCGTTCTGTAAGGATGCAAAGAGGAGGATAATGATTAGAGGGGGATACATGGGATACAGTATATGTGGTGCATACCTCCACAGAGGCCGCCAGAGAGAGATGTGTGTGCGCTGTGACCGAAGTGATGTTCCCCTTGTACGCATTGTCGTCCACTTCCAGGCGTCCGCGTATGTCGATCTCCTGGAGCAGCTCGTAGGGCGTCGTCAGCTTCAGCTGGACATGATGGGCCTTGGGCTTCACGTTGTCCTGCACCTTTGTGTAGTTCACCTCGAATCCCAGTTCCTGGATGTGGTTCTGGACATCGTTTACTCTGAATTTGATGCGTTCGTAGAAGGAATTGAAGTTCAGGTCGATGTGGTACTCCACAATGGACTTGACATCCCTGGCGGCGGCGAAGGGCGTCTGTACGGTGAGCAGATTGTGGACATTCAGGTAGTCCGGATAGTGAAGGCGATCCTTGAACTCTAGGCGCCCTTGCGGCAGCTGCACGTGCCCCACAATCAGATAAAAGTCAATGATCTCCTGTATGTCCACAGTGCCCACAACGGTGGGCCAGGCCAGGGAGTCCACCTCAAAGGACGTGAAATACGAGAAGTACTCCTCATCCGCGTCCGGTTTGTAGTCCGTGTCCGCGTTCAGCGGCTGGAAATCCTCGTCGTAGAGCATCTCCAGCTGCATCTTGTGGCTGCCCAGCTGGTTGATCAGCTCCGACTTGGGCTCCCCCCGGATCTTCACGCCCAATCGGTAGCTGGAGAGCTTTCCGTGCAGCTGGAAGACGAAAGTCTCGCGCTTCAGGAGCTGCGCAATGAAGCCGTTCTCCTCAAAGCCCGCCAGGGGTGTGAACACCAGATACGAGTACTCAAAGTCCGTTAGGTTGTTCATGTGCCAGACGCCCGTGAAGCCGAGCGTCGCGTTATTCCACAAGCCCCGCATGTCCACGCGCTCGGGATTCATCTGCGCCACAACGGCCGCTTGCTGGAAGCTCTCGATGGGCGTGGCGACGCTCAGCTTCACATCGAAGGTGAGGAGACTCTTGATGTCCGCCAAGGCCTCCACTCCCAAGGCCGCTGTGGGGGCACGAACCTCCGCCACGGCGTGGCGTTTCTTTTCGTTCAATCCGAACCGCCCGTTGATGGTGCGGAATTTCTCCAGGGGCGTCGT from Drosophila pseudoobscura strain MV-25-SWS-2005 chromosome 4, UCI_Dpse_MV25, whole genome shotgun sequence encodes the following:
- the LOC6902786 gene encoding titin translates to MICASEHSDEGWSGGDGGSHYGGSGASGSGSGSSGGGGEGHYQHHHTPTTYSEISKHVPVHVIEKIPLPIPHPVAVQVPNVIRLQIPEPYAVHVPVQQEIQVPVYKIVPEITERKIPYTVERPYPVEVEKPYPVEVIKQIRIPVPKPYPVPITIYKHVLQKEHGW